In one Brassica oleracea var. oleracea cultivar TO1000 chromosome C9, BOL, whole genome shotgun sequence genomic region, the following are encoded:
- the LOC106317817 gene encoding defensin-like protein 22 — translation MASMKVFSFALFLVLVFAIDVEGYGLEAGASLCCNTHPKFGKCNPSHDKERCNSWCLNGCANEKGGYCKPNNGGQCHCYC, via the exons ATGGCCAGCATGAAAGTTTTTTCGTTTGCATTGTTCCTCGTCCTCGTCTTCGCCATTG ATGTTGAAGGATATGGGTTAGAAGCAGGTGCTTCGTTGTGTTGCAACACTCACCCGAAATTTGGAAAGTGCAACCCAAGCCATGACAAAGAGAGATGCAACAGTTGGTGTCTCAATGGATGTGCCAACGAAAAAGGCGGTTACTGCAAACCTAACAACGGAGGACAATGCCACTGTTATTGTTAA